A single Sulfurimonas aquatica DNA region contains:
- a CDS encoding gluconate 2-dehydrogenase subunit 3 family protein codes for MKLGFFSSGVVIMNGCDVFGIVTLHDTIRVVHKDLFPKAKELNIDTADYMKIVFNHSRITQEDKDFLKNGVKWLNEEALLLFKTTYIKLSDLNRQKVLQSIAKTDWGESWIRYMMQYILEATLGDPIYRGDKNEAAWKWLAYEGGKPSPKKVYL; via the coding sequence ATGAAGTTGGGTTTTTTCTCTAGTGGCGTTGTTATTATGAACGGGTGTGATGTGTTTGGCATAGTTACTCTTCATGATACTATCAGGGTAGTTCATAAGGATCTTTTTCCAAAAGCAAAAGAATTAAATATCGATACAGCAGACTATATGAAGATAGTCTTTAACCACTCACGAATTACTCAAGAAGATAAAGATTTTTTAAAAAATGGCGTTAAATGGCTCAATGAAGAAGCACTTCTACTTTTTAAAACAACATACATAAAACTCTCCGATTTAAATCGCCAAAAAGTACTTCAATCTATTGCAAAAACAGACTGGGGTGAGAGTTGGATAAGGTATATGATGCAATACATTCTTGAAGCGACACTGGGTGACCCCATCTATAGAGGAGACAAAAATGAAGCTGCTTGGAAATGGTTGGCTTATGAGGGTGGAAAACCTAGTCCAAAAAAGGTCTACCTATGA
- a CDS encoding lipid A deacylase LpxR family protein — translation MKLRNSILLLLIMNLSLFADSSTWTLKRFNLYFENDTFAETDNEYTGGYKLSNVYYLPSDEPDFIEIPFLKSDEDSTFFSVAVAQQIYTPKDTESTEVVLDERPYSGWTYLELGMHYSCPAELDSLVMQVGVVGGRASGAEQFQKALHSLISIDSPKGWDNQLEDELGLNLIYQHKWRYTPEPIGWFEQSYIPFGEVGIGNVKTYARTGILMRIGLNPAEDFGSSSIDIGGENGIPIKKDCLCLDEKDISYTLNLTLAGEAVVKSMLLDGNLLTDSHSVEKEPFVANASFGFSARYEKYELDFIYTINSKKFKKEKGNHKYGSVIFSYLY, via the coding sequence ATGAAATTAAGAAATAGTATTCTCTTATTATTGATTATGAATTTATCTCTTTTTGCTGATAGCTCTACATGGACTCTAAAGAGATTCAACCTCTATTTTGAAAATGATACTTTTGCCGAGACTGATAATGAGTATACAGGCGGTTATAAACTCTCAAATGTTTACTATCTACCATCAGATGAGCCTGATTTTATAGAGATTCCATTTTTAAAATCAGATGAAGACTCAACTTTCTTCTCAGTTGCAGTTGCACAGCAAATCTATACACCCAAAGATACAGAATCTACAGAAGTTGTGTTAGATGAGAGACCCTACTCGGGTTGGACATATCTTGAGCTTGGAATGCACTATAGCTGTCCTGCAGAGTTAGACTCTTTAGTGATGCAGGTAGGAGTTGTAGGAGGCAGAGCTTCTGGAGCTGAACAGTTTCAAAAAGCTTTACACTCACTCATCAGTATAGACTCTCCAAAAGGATGGGACAACCAGCTTGAAGATGAGCTTGGACTTAACCTTATATACCAGCATAAGTGGCGTTATACCCCTGAGCCAATAGGGTGGTTTGAACAGAGTTATATTCCCTTTGGTGAAGTAGGCATAGGAAATGTGAAAACATATGCAAGAACAGGAATACTCATGCGTATAGGGCTAAATCCAGCAGAGGACTTTGGTTCTTCTTCTATAGATATTGGTGGAGAAAATGGTATTCCAATCAAAAAAGATTGCTTGTGCTTAGATGAAAAAGATATTAGTTACACTCTTAACCTCACATTAGCAGGAGAGGCAGTTGTAAAAAGTATGCTACTTGATGGAAATCTGCTTACTGATAGTCATTCAGTCGAAAAAGAGCCTTTTGTGGCAAATGCTTCATTTGGTTTTAGTGCAAGGTATGAAAAGTACGAACTTGATTTTATATACACTATAAACTCTAAAAAGTTTAAAAAAGAGAAGGGAAACCATAAATATGGATCGGTTATATTTTCATACTTGTATTAA
- a CDS encoding HvfX family Cu-binding RiPP maturation protein: MKCKDFYLEFTRVTSYAKSFSLLLARLVVAYGFYEPAKMKWSGIESVATWFGSMGIPFPTLNAYMAASTEALGVLLLTLGLFTRAISLPLIVVMIVAIVTVHLPHGFSAGDNGYEIPLYYMLFLFLFLSHGAGSFSLDRFLFKDKED, encoded by the coding sequence ATGAAGTGCAAAGATTTTTATCTAGAGTTTACGAGAGTGACAAGTTACGCTAAATCATTTAGCCTGTTATTAGCAAGGCTAGTTGTTGCTTATGGATTTTATGAACCTGCTAAAATGAAGTGGAGTGGTATAGAGTCAGTTGCTACTTGGTTTGGCTCTATGGGCATTCCATTTCCAACGTTAAACGCTTATATGGCAGCTAGTACAGAAGCATTAGGTGTGCTTTTACTAACTTTAGGATTATTTACAAGAGCTATATCCTTACCACTTATAGTTGTGATGATAGTGGCAATAGTAACAGTCCACCTCCCTCATGGCTTCTCAGCGGGAGATAATGGTTATGAAATACCACTTTATTATATGTTATTTCTGTTTCTCTTTTTATCTCATGGAGCAGGTAGTTTTTCACTCGATAGGTTTTTATTTAAAGACAAAGAAGATTAG
- a CDS encoding MBL fold metallo-hydrolase — translation MKQFFLMTLTLYCNLLFASKVELEILGAGGPEIDGMASSSYILWVDNEARLIVDMGSGSLLNFEKSGAKIETLEAVVLTHLHIDHCVDLPAFVKAGYFTSRRKSLDILGPDGGVMFPSTTAYVETLFGKNGAYRYMHDVLTPQSESFEIKPYDIKKRTSREYPSFKLSFIKVPHGPVPSLALKIDIQGKIIIISGDTNNESGMLEEFAKNADLFVADHAVPETAEGHATKLHMSPSIIAKIAKTANVKKVVLTHRMNRTLRVEQRSMMIINKIYSKEILFGEDRMKLKI, via the coding sequence GTGAAACAATTCTTTTTAATGACACTGACACTTTATTGTAACTTACTCTTTGCAAGCAAGGTAGAGCTAGAAATTCTAGGTGCGGGTGGACCAGAAATAGATGGAATGGCTAGCTCTTCATATATACTATGGGTAGATAATGAAGCAAGACTTATTGTAGATATGGGAAGTGGTTCACTACTAAACTTTGAAAAATCAGGTGCAAAGATAGAAACACTTGAAGCCGTTGTACTAACTCACTTACATATAGATCATTGTGTTGACTTACCTGCATTTGTCAAGGCTGGCTATTTTACTTCAAGACGAAAGTCTTTAGATATATTGGGGCCAGATGGTGGAGTAATGTTTCCATCAACTACTGCCTATGTAGAGACACTTTTTGGTAAGAATGGTGCATATAGATACATGCATGATGTTCTAACTCCACAAAGTGAATCATTTGAGATAAAACCTTATGACATCAAAAAAAGGACCTCAAGAGAGTATCCAAGTTTTAAACTCTCATTTATAAAAGTGCCCCATGGCCCAGTCCCATCATTAGCATTAAAGATAGATATTCAAGGAAAAATTATCATCATAAGTGGTGATACAAATAATGAAAGTGGTATGCTAGAGGAGTTTGCTAAAAATGCAGATCTTTTTGTAGCAGATCATGCCGTACCTGAAACAGCTGAGGGACATGCAACAAAACTTCATATGTCTCCATCCATCATTGCCAAGATTGCTAAAACCGCTAACGTTAAAAAGGTTGTTTTAACGCATAGAATGAATAGAACGCTAAGAGTTGAACAGAGAAGTATGATGATAATAAATAAAATATATTCTAAAGAGATTCTGTTTGGAGAAGATAGAATGAAGTTGAAGATTTAA
- a CDS encoding dicarboxylate/amino acid:cation symporter — MIAKVKKYATTNTLVIVGILLGALFGSILPELALKQKVLGTAFVYFLKMLVVPLVFSSIYVAILGLGSVEHLKRMGLKTIGLYLLTTTLAVLTAIIAMNIFHIGEHVSSAGLEFSQASTLAPFSFESMILSFIPTNIFHALSSGSMMQIIVFAILFGVASLYLSKSQQEPMINLFTSVSEAMLKMAEWVILLTPIGVFSLISYVIAEQGIEVIFGLYKYILVVVGVILFHALFTLPAVLRLFTKINPYRYLSDVREAPIMAFSTASSAATLPVSMRVVEEMGGVDKKNASFVLPLGATVSMDGTAAYLSVAVLYIANLAGVPLSFGDQVLLGVTVVALSVGVAALPSASLVMMVVILNQIGLPVEYMALIVAVDRILDMCRTSLNVTSDLIVTKIIDEYEKRR, encoded by the coding sequence TTGATAGCAAAAGTAAAAAAATATGCAACAACAAACACTCTTGTAATAGTTGGTATACTTCTGGGTGCTCTCTTTGGTAGCATTTTACCAGAACTTGCACTCAAACAAAAAGTTTTAGGTACTGCATTTGTTTACTTTTTAAAGATGCTAGTAGTTCCTCTTGTTTTTTCAAGTATCTATGTTGCTATCTTAGGTCTTGGCTCAGTCGAACACCTCAAACGCATGGGATTAAAGACTATAGGGCTCTATCTTCTCACTACCACATTAGCAGTTTTAACTGCAATAATTGCTATGAATATATTTCATATTGGTGAGCATGTAAGTAGTGCAGGTTTAGAATTTTCACAAGCATCAACTCTTGCTCCTTTTTCTTTTGAGAGTATGATTTTAAGTTTTATCCCCACCAACATCTTTCATGCGTTAAGTAGTGGTTCTATGATGCAGATCATAGTTTTTGCTATTTTATTTGGTGTGGCGTCTTTGTATCTTTCAAAAAGTCAACAGGAGCCAATGATAAATCTCTTTACTTCAGTGAGTGAAGCGATGCTTAAAATGGCTGAGTGGGTTATTTTACTGACCCCTATAGGTGTTTTCTCGCTTATCTCTTATGTCATAGCTGAACAAGGGATAGAAGTTATCTTTGGTCTATACAAGTACATCTTAGTCGTAGTTGGCGTTATACTTTTTCATGCACTTTTTACTCTGCCTGCTGTGCTAAGATTATTTACAAAGATAAATCCATACAGATATCTCTCTGATGTTAGAGAAGCACCTATCATGGCCTTTTCAACTGCCTCTTCTGCTGCTACTCTTCCTGTATCTATGAGAGTAGTCGAAGAGATGGGAGGAGTCGATAAGAAAAATGCCTCTTTCGTTCTTCCTTTGGGTGCGACAGTCTCTATGGATGGGACAGCTGCATATCTGAGTGTCGCTGTTTTATACATAGCAAATCTAGCGGGAGTTCCTCTTAGCTTTGGCGATCAGGTTTTACTTGGCGTTACAGTAGTAGCTCTTAGTGTAGGTGTAGCAGCACTCCCTAGTGCTTCACTTGTTATGATGGTAGTTATCTTAAATCAAATCGGTCTACCTGTAGAATATATGGCTCTCATCGTTGCCGTTGATAGAATCTTAGACATGTGTAGAACTTCACTAAATGTGACGTCTGATCTTATAGTTACTAAAATAATTGACGAATATGAAAAACGAAGATAG
- a CDS encoding DMT family transporter — protein sequence MKNEDRLYQYLLALAMLFWGGGWTALKILTYELPMDVIIFWRFFLMTLSFIPILYFFKMPIKLNLHSIKYIASSSVLNISFMVSSFLGIKYGFAGAGSVIITSLSPIMTFLLVLVLFRKRVETLQQFGLALGVVGGFIILQLNDLSLFFNGSNTYFLLCAIIWAGVTVLSQHSQKHIHPVHYSFFISLIATFASFIYAFNSNLLAVFEQGLIFWIALIYLAVFGQTVATTIFYMASGKLGSEKTSSFMFLVPVFALLSAWIVLDEPFQLHIIIGGFISILAVMFINKRKTT from the coding sequence ATGAAAAACGAAGATAGACTCTACCAATACCTCTTAGCTCTGGCTATGCTCTTTTGGGGTGGAGGTTGGACCGCACTGAAAATTTTAACCTATGAGCTACCTATGGACGTTATCATCTTTTGGCGTTTCTTTTTGATGACTCTCTCGTTCATACCTATTTTATACTTTTTTAAAATGCCAATAAAGTTAAACCTACACTCTATAAAGTATATAGCAAGTAGTTCAGTTTTAAATATCTCTTTTATGGTCTCTTCATTTTTAGGCATAAAGTATGGATTTGCGGGTGCCGGGAGTGTTATCATCACTTCACTTAGTCCCATTATGACCTTCTTGCTTGTTTTGGTTTTGTTTAGAAAAAGAGTTGAGACTCTGCAGCAGTTTGGATTGGCGTTAGGTGTTGTTGGAGGGTTTATCATTTTACAGCTTAATGATTTAAGCCTCTTTTTTAATGGTTCAAACACATACTTTTTACTTTGTGCCATAATCTGGGCTGGTGTTACTGTGCTATCTCAACACTCTCAAAAACATATACATCCAGTTCACTATAGTTTTTTTATATCTCTCATCGCAACTTTTGCTTCATTTATATATGCGTTTAATTCTAATCTTTTAGCCGTTTTTGAGCAAGGTCTTATCTTTTGGATAGCACTTATATATCTCGCTGTCTTTGGTCAAACCGTTGCAACTACCATATTTTACATGGCTTCTGGGAAGTTAGGGAGTGAGAAAACAAGCTCTTTTATGTTTTTAGTTCCGGTGTTTGCGCTTTTAAGTGCTTGGATAGTACTTGATGAACCCTTCCAATTACACATAATAATTGGTGGATTCATAAGTATTCTAGCTGTTATGTTTATAAATAAGCGAAAAACTACTTAA
- a CDS encoding tetratricopeptide repeat protein, with product MKKVILGMFLVFSLNLHADLGSDAIKEYRWGNETKAATMFEEACNSGDDQACYNLGVLHASVRGYQRDFRVAAHYYKKACDNNYGDACANLGVLYDNGEDVQRNYKYARVLFSKACKLGNQTGCHNLGVIYEKGKGVETDYAKARKYYNTSCQNNVGQGCYNLGYLYKKGKGVRQDLSIAKELYGKACDLGNSNGCRKYRRLNEDGVI from the coding sequence ATGAAAAAAGTTATTTTGGGTATGTTTTTGGTTTTTAGTTTGAATCTTCATGCAGATTTGGGAAGTGATGCAATCAAAGAGTATAGATGGGGAAATGAGACAAAAGCAGCCACTATGTTTGAAGAAGCATGTAACAGCGGTGATGATCAAGCTTGTTACAATCTTGGGGTACTCCATGCAAGTGTAAGAGGATATCAACGCGACTTTAGAGTTGCCGCTCACTACTACAAAAAAGCATGTGACAACAACTATGGAGATGCTTGTGCTAACCTTGGCGTTTTGTATGACAACGGCGAAGATGTACAAAGAAACTATAAATATGCAAGAGTACTTTTCTCAAAAGCTTGTAAACTTGGAAATCAAACGGGATGCCATAATCTTGGAGTGATTTATGAAAAAGGAAAAGGTGTAGAGACTGACTATGCAAAGGCTAGAAAATACTATAATACTTCTTGCCAAAATAATGTAGGACAAGGATGCTATAACCTTGGCTATCTTTACAAAAAAGGTAAAGGTGTTAGACAAGACCTTAGTATTGCCAAAGAGCTTTATGGAAAAGCATGTGATTTAGGAAACTCAAATGGGTGTCGAAAATATAGAAGATTGAATGAGGATGGTGTTATTTAA